The following are encoded in a window of Rubellicoccus peritrichatus genomic DNA:
- the pduL gene encoding phosphate propanoyltransferase, translating into MSTAPISDSSRAAVEQLVRESVYRHLGISGAKQGSAPNPLVVNSSARHCHLTQDAVEALFGKGHQLTPMKWLYQDGQYAAEETVTLVGPRSRVISNLRILGPCRDFNQVELSYTDAISLGYKVPVRQSGNIAGSPGCMLMGPNGFFEMDEGVIRAAPHVHMAPEDAEFYGVENKGFMKLRVGGDLGMTFDRIFVRVSPDFKLEIHIDTDEANACGLGPDSIVELVK; encoded by the coding sequence ATGTCCACAGCCCCCATTTCCGACTCCTCTCGCGCAGCAGTCGAACAGCTTGTCAGAGAGAGCGTTTACCGCCACCTCGGCATATCCGGTGCTAAGCAGGGCAGTGCTCCAAATCCATTGGTAGTCAACAGCTCAGCCAGACATTGTCACCTGACTCAGGATGCCGTTGAAGCCCTTTTCGGCAAAGGCCACCAGCTGACTCCGATGAAGTGGCTCTACCAGGATGGTCAATATGCCGCCGAAGAGACTGTAACTCTGGTTGGCCCGAGAAGCCGTGTCATTTCGAATCTGCGCATCCTCGGCCCATGCCGAGACTTTAACCAAGTTGAACTCTCCTATACCGATGCGATCTCGCTCGGATACAAAGTGCCCGTTCGCCAAAGTGGAAATATTGCGGGTAGCCCCGGTTGCATGCTGATGGGCCCCAATGGCTTTTTCGAAATGGACGAAGGCGTCATCCGTGCCGCACCACACGTCCACATGGCTCCTGAAGATGCTGAATTCTATGGAGTTGAAAACAAAGGTTTCATGAAACTCCGCGTCGGCGGGGACTTGGGGATGACCTTTGATCGAATTTTTGTCCGTGTATCGCCTGACTTTAAATTGGAAATTCACATCGACACCGATGAGGCCAACGCCTGTGGCCTTGGGCCCGATTCCATAGTCGAATTAGTCAAATAG
- a CDS encoding BMC domain-containing protein: MAKPALGMLETKGFNALLEGCDAALKSADVTMTGWDKIGSGLVTAFFIGDVAAVKAAVDAGAEAASQVGTVQGVQVIPRPHDDIAKLGKWMG; encoded by the coding sequence ATGGCAAAGCCAGCACTCGGAATGTTAGAAACAAAAGGCTTCAATGCACTCCTCGAAGGATGCGACGCAGCCCTCAAATCAGCAGACGTCACCATGACCGGTTGGGACAAAATCGGCAGTGGCCTCGTCACAGCCTTCTTCATTGGAGACGTCGCAGCAGTCAAAGCAGCGGTTGACGCCGGTGCAGAAGCGGCATCACAGGTCGGCACCGTCCAAGGTGTTCAAGTCATTCCACGTCCTCACGACGACATTGCCAAGCTCGGCAAGTGGATGGGATAA
- a CDS encoding BMC domain-containing protein — translation MSESLGMVETRGYVGSVEASDAMVKAASVSLVKQVQIGGGFMSVLCKGDVGSVKAAVDAGAEAAAKTGELISAHVIARPHNELLKHFNV, via the coding sequence ATGAGCGAATCCCTAGGAATGGTAGAAACGCGTGGTTACGTCGGCAGTGTTGAAGCCAGCGATGCCATGGTAAAAGCCGCGAGCGTCAGCCTCGTGAAACAAGTGCAAATTGGTGGCGGATTCATGTCCGTGCTTTGCAAAGGCGATGTTGGCAGCGTAAAAGCCGCAGTCGATGCTGGCGCAGAAGCTGCCGCAAAAACTGGCGAGTTAATCAGCGCGCACGTTATTGCCCGCCCACACAATGAGCTGTTGAAGCACTTCAACGTCTAA